A region of the Desulfobacterales bacterium genome:
TAAAAAATAACCCTTTGCCCTTTTAAACTTTTACCCTTTAAAAAATCGCGTAGCGATTTTTTAATATTAAATTGCAGGCCATATGAGAAGAAAAACAAGAGGCATTTACCATAAAATAAAGAGGTAAAGAACATGTTTTCAAACCGTGGTACCTGGGATGTAAGCCCCAACCCCTTGAGCAGGCTCCTTGAAAAGAAGAAGGCCGGCGGCGAAACTGTTTTAGATTTGACGCAGTCCAACCCGACCCGGGCGGGATTTCATTATGAAGATGAAAAGATACTGACGGCCCTGGCACAGCCCCGGGCAATGGTTTATGAGCCTGACCCGCGGGGTTTTGCAACCGCCCGGGAAGCGGTCAAGGATTATTACCGGGAGCTGGGTAAAGAGATTGATGTGAGTTCCATCTTTCTGACCGCCAGCACCAGTGAAGCCTACGCGGTTCTGTTCAAGCTGCTGGGCAATTCAGGTGATGAGATCCTGATCCCCCGGCCCGGGTATCCCCTGCTTTCTTTTCTGGCGGTTTTTGAAGACCTGCAGCCCGTGGCCTATCCGCTGAAATATGACGATGCAAAGGGGTGGTCTATGGACCTGGAGGTCCTGCAGGCGCTTATCACCCCCTCTACCCGGGCAGTTGTGGTGGTCAACCCCAACAACCCCACCGGTTCTTTTTTAAAGGAGCCGGAGTTGAAAGCGCTCGACAGCATCTGCCGCGAGCACGATCTGGCCCTGATCGTGGACGAGGTGTTTTCCGATTTTGGGGCCGCACCGGAACCGGGCCGGGTTCGGACGGCGGTGAACCGTTCCACCGTCATGACCTTTGTACTGAACGGACTTTCCAAGGTGGCGGGGCTGCCCCAGATGAAGCTGGGATGGATTGTTGTGGGCGGCAAATCCGATCTTGCCGAAACAGTCCAGGCGCGGCTTGAAATGATGCTGGATTTTTATCTTTCGGTGTCAGCGCCGGTGCAGCACGCAGCCAAAAAGCTGCTCCAGGGGCGCAAAGCGATCCAGGACCAGATGCATTCCCGGCTGGAGGATAACAGCCGCTTTTTAAAAGCGCAGCTCGCTCAAACCGCCAACTGCAAATTGCTGCGGCGCGAAGGCGGCTGGTATGGGATCCTGGAGATATCCGATGCAGTTTCCGATGAGGACCGGGTCTTGCAGCTGCTGGAGGGGGACAACACGCTGGTGCATCCCGGGTATTTTTATGGATTCGACCGGGAAGGGTTTGTGGTGGTCAGCCTGCTGACGCCCGTTGAAATTTTTCAGTCTGGAATTTCACGGCTGATACAAAGATTTGGTCGCGACGGATAAAACGCGACAACCGGCACGGGCCCGGCGATCAATTATTACCCTGCAGCAACAGGGCTTAATTTTTATAGATAAGCACATAACCGGGGTGATCGATAATGGGAAAAGAGATTGAAAAAAAGTTTCTTGTTATAGACAAAACTTTCAGGAAACTGGCAGAAGGAACCCGATACCGGCAGGGATACCTGAATAGCTCCAAGGAGCGCGTTGTGCGGGTTCGTGCGATCGACGACAAGGGCTTTCTGGCCGTCAAAGGGATTACCACCGGCGCCACGCGGGTGGCGTATGAATATGAAATTCCGGTTCAGGATGCCGATGCCATGCTGGATGAACTGTGCGAAAAACCCATTATCGAAAAGAACCGATATAAAATTCAACATGAAAACCTTGTCTGGGAAATTGATGAGTTTTTCGGGGAAAATCAGGGGTTGATCGTTGCAGAGGTGGAGCTGGAGAGGGAGGATCAGCCCTTTGTGAAACCTGAGTGGATCGGCGCTGAGGTTACCGGAGATCCGAAATATTTTAACTCAAATCTGATCCGAAATTCCTATAAAAACTGGCAGCGGTCAGAATGAGATTTGATTCGGAATTTAAAAATCAAAATCCCAGACAAAATCGATTCCGCTTGTCTTCTCATCCCCCAGCTGGGTTTCGATACTGAAATTGCGGTTGATTTCATAAGTCACCTCAACCTGGTCGGGCTCATCCACTTTAAAACGGTGGCGATAGAGCACAAAAACTTCCGGGGTGACGTATTTTCCCACGGCAAGCGAACCCTGGGTGATGTCCCCGCCGCCGGATTCCAGGGTAAGGACATCCAGACTGAATGCGTCTCCCAGTAAATTTTTCAGTTCATTGGCCGCAAGCTGTCCGGTCAGGTTCAGTGCGGCCTGCTCGGCATTTAAATTCTGCTGCTGGTTTAAGTCGCCGGCAGGCTTTCCAAACACCAGATAGGAGATGATATCCGTCCGATCCATGGCCGGCTCGCTGTCCAGGTCCAGCGTCATCTGTTGGGCCGTCCCTGTTATCTTAATAATAATATTAACCTTGGCGATGCGGGTTTCCGCCTGGATGTCCAGGTTCGGATTGGGTTCTGCCAGCCCAATGAAATCAACATTGCCTCGGCTTATCTTAAAAAGTTTGTTCTGAAAATCGAATGTTCCCCTGACCGCATTAAGCGATCCCACCAGAACAAAAGGTTTGTCCGCCTCCTTCTTTAAATTGACCTGACCGGCCATTTCAGCGGTGACCCCCTGGCCTTTGAGCCAGGCGTTTTTAGGGACTGACACCAGCACATCTGCCGCCAGGGGACGAAGAAGCGCTTCCGCGCTGCCGGGTTCTTCCGGGATCTCGATGGTCGTTTTTTTATCAGCGCCGGCCGATTCGATTTGGATTTCAGCCGGACCCTGGGTTGAAAGCAGATCCAGATTGACACGGCTTTCCGTGATGGTCAGAATGCCGCCTAAAACGGGTTTATGCGGCGTACCAATGAGTTTTAAGTCCGGCCGAACCCGGGCAGTTACGGCCTTTTGATAGGGGATGTAGAGATTCTCACCGGTCAGGCGAATATCAAATCCGGTCGGTTTTAATCCCTCCGCTTTGATGCGGCCGCTTATATTCAGGGTTCCTTCCGTGTCGCCGGTCAGCGAAAACGCGTTAATGACCACTCCGGCCGGTGAAAAATCAACTTGCGCCCGGACTGTTTCATATGACAGGGCGGGGTTCAGCAGGGTTAAATATCCGTCCTGCAGGGACAGGCTTCCGCGGATGACCGGTTTGGTCAGATTGCCGCTTGCCGTTGCATTAACATTCAGCAGGGCGTCAAAATCGATTCCCGCCGGCCGCGGGATCGGCAGCATGGACAATTTCAGGTTGCGGGCGGCGGCCTCCAGCCTGAAATCATTGTCAAGGGGTTTAAAGCGAAAGGGAACCAGAGACAATTCCAGCCCGGCCCGGCCGTTAAGGTCCAGAAACTTTTGTTTCCCACGGTACAAGGCGGCATTTAGGTCGACGTTAGCGGCCTCATAGTGAAACGCTATGTTTAAACTGGAAAACCCATAATCACGGGGATCCTTGTTTTCAGGCGCAATGAACCCCTCCTGAAGCGAAAGCTTGCCTTTAATTTCCGGTGTGCTTAGGTCTCCGGCCATATCAAGATCCAGGGACAGCAGCCCTTCATAGTTAAAGGCGGTTTTACGGGGAAGGGGAAGCTCCGACAGCTTTAAGTCGCGGGCCCTTAATGAGACCCTCAGATCCCTTTCCGGCGGGATTAGCTTGAAAGGATACAGACTGATGCGGCAGGGAGCCTCGGCGGTTAGATCCAGCACTTGCTGCACTTGCCGGAACACAGCAGCTTGAACTGTTGCCCGGGACCCGTCGAAGCCGAATGTCAGGTTAAAATCTGAGAAGGACACGGTTGAGGACGTTTTACCTTTCAGGGCGAAAAACCCATCTTTGATCGCCAGATTGCCGCTGAATTTCGGATCTGTTAAATCACCGTGAAGACGTGCGTCGAGCCTCAGGGTGCCGTCAAAATCAAATTCCGCCGGTTTCGGGATCGGCAGGGTCGACAGTTTCAGGTCTCTTGCGACGACGGCCATTTTGAATCCGCCGGTCTGGGGCTCTAATTTAAAAGGGCGCAGGGAACATAACACGCCGGCTTCGCCGTTAAGGTCCAAGATCATGTTTTGGTTTGAGTAGCCGGTTGCCTTAAAAGCCGCCCGGGGAGACCTGTAATCCAGCGAAACATCCAGATCCGAGAAGGAAATGTCAAAACCGGAAAAATCCTTAACGCCCAGACGGGCCTTGAGAAGCGGCCGGGAAAGGGTTCCGGTCAGTTCCATATCGGCTGAAAAGGTGCCGGAAAATTTGTCTTGGACTTCAATGATTCGGGGGATGCGTTTTAGGTCCAGCCGCGTGAGGGAAAGGGTGGCGTTTATCCGATTGCCGTCCATGAGACGGCCTGTTAGAGAAAGCGCCGCTTCTTCTGAAATCAGGTTAAGGGCGGCGATATCAAGGGCGTTTGGCATAAGCGTCAAGCGGATCGGGCCGCGATTGGTGATTTCATCAAAGGAGGGGGCAGCGGGGGCGCGGCCCGTCTTCGTCGGGGTGAGCCGGAACGTGCTGATGGTAATTTTTTTAGTCGCTTGGCGCCATTCGTCGAAGCGCCCTTTTACCGCCAGGGACAGGTTCTTTTCATGCTGCAGGCTAAGATCCACCTGGGCGCTGTCCGGCCCTATCTGCAGCGCAAGGTCAAGCCGGGGAATCCGAATTCCGTTGACGGTTAGGTTTTGGGCCTGTGAGGCGGCCGTTGCCTTAAAACCATCCGGCGGTCCCTTAAAAGTTCCTTTTAGCGCGAAGTCCTTGGCAGAAAATTGGTCGTACTTAAATCCGCTGCCGCTGAGGCTGACTGAAAAATCGGGACGGTCCCACCAGCCGTTAAACTCGCCGTTGATTTTTAATTGGCCTTTCAGGTTAAAGTCGCCGCCGGAGGGAAACCGGTCCGGGAATAGTTTAGGAACCAGGCGAGCGATTTGTTGAAGGTCTGCAAGTTCGGTTCTAAACATCAGCCGGCTGCTGCGGACGCCGGGTGTGAGCGAGCCGGATACCGCTACGCTGGCGCCGGCACCGGACAGTTCCAGTGTTTCGATTTCAATATCCCGGCCATTCCAGGCCGCTTTAATACGACCGCTGCCGATATCGACCGCCTGGATCCTGGATGGGCCGATATCCGCCGAAACCTCGGCGGTGACGGCGGCAAGGTCGAAGCGATTGCCGGTTGATACCGGCAAAACGGCAGTTGCTGTAACATTCAGATTGAGCGTTCCGGTAAGATCGGCGCGTCCGCTGACAGCCGGGTCCAGGTCCTGTGCGGAAGCGACCAGGCTCAGCCGTCCGGGTCGGGCGGAATCGAATATGTCTGCAACGGCCCGGCGGACAGTGATGCGACCCTGGGGTCCGGCCAAAAAACTGTCTGTGAGTACGAAGGCCCCAGGGTCAAAGGCTGCCTCGATCCTGGCGGCCGTCAGGTTGTAGCCGGCAATCCGGGATGGCTTCAGGTCAACCGTCAAACGGCCCCGGCGTCCCGGGCCGACCAGGTCCGAGCCCTGCAGGCGGATATCGGAATTGATGTCGCCGCTGATGCCTTGAAGGTCCACCAGGGGCAACGCCGCCGGGTTCAGGTGCCGGATGCTTGCGGAAACTTCCATGCCCAGGGATTCAGATCCCGTCCATTCGATCTGTCCGCTGCTGGACAGCGACATCCCCTCCAGATCCAGTTGGGCTTCATGGTAAAAGCGGTTCGGGTTTCCTTTGGCCTGGAGCGTTCCGGCGAGTCGGCCCCGATCAAGCGTCGGGATCGAAAGGAGTCGCCCCATTTCCGGAAGCGAAAGGGTTTTTATTGACGAGCGGAGATTGAATTGAATGC
Encoded here:
- a CDS encoding pyridoxal phosphate-dependent aminotransferase, coding for MFSNRGTWDVSPNPLSRLLEKKKAGGETVLDLTQSNPTRAGFHYEDEKILTALAQPRAMVYEPDPRGFATAREAVKDYYRELGKEIDVSSIFLTASTSEAYAVLFKLLGNSGDEILIPRPGYPLLSFLAVFEDLQPVAYPLKYDDAKGWSMDLEVLQALITPSTRAVVVVNPNNPTGSFLKEPELKALDSICREHDLALIVDEVFSDFGAAPEPGRVRTAVNRSTVMTFVLNGLSKVAGLPQMKLGWIVVGGKSDLAETVQARLEMMLDFYLSVSAPVQHAAKKLLQGRKAIQDQMHSRLEDNSRFLKAQLAQTANCKLLRREGGWYGILEISDAVSDEDRVLQLLEGDNTLVHPGYFYGFDREGFVVVSLLTPVEIFQSGISRLIQRFGRDG
- a CDS encoding CYTH domain-containing protein, producing MGKEIEKKFLVIDKTFRKLAEGTRYRQGYLNSSKERVVRVRAIDDKGFLAVKGITTGATRVAYEYEIPVQDADAMLDELCEKPIIEKNRYKIQHENLVWEIDEFFGENQGLIVAEVELEREDQPFVKPEWIGAEVTGDPKYFNSNLIRNSYKNWQRSE
- a CDS encoding translocation/assembly module TamB; this translates as MKESGPEKPKQKHWGKKRIRFFLRLLIYPLVVLIILLLGAFLFLQTETARNAVKTYIEEAATQYLKADLQVEKISGSLLFDISLEGVRFSKNNVPVLTARRVSASYLLSLLLTRVLMLNEVEIDGMALNLIREKDGRLNITTLIPADETHDNSAPAPLALTTLVSRVAVFDTEVILTDKQTEASQRRVSNIRLAAGLKLSTDGVVTARIINLALTLDQPAFSLAGLSGRVSYSPGKSRLEIKDLRGRTRESDVIANGSIDLEPAGIQFNLRSSIKTLSLPEMGRLLSIPTLDRGRLAGTLQAKGNPNRFYHEAQLDLEGMSLSSSGQIEWTGSESLGMEVSASIRHLNPAALPLVDLQGISGDINSDIRLQGSDLVGPGRRGRLTVDLKPSRIAGYNLTAARIEAAFDPGAFVLTDSFLAGPQGRITVRRAVADIFDSARPGRLSLVASAQDLDPAVSGRADLTGTLNLNVTATAVLPVSTGNRFDLAAVTAEVSADIGPSRIQAVDIGSGRIKAAWNGRDIEIETLELSGAGASVAVSGSLTPGVRSSRLMFRTELADLQQIARLVPKLFPDRFPSGGDFNLKGQLKINGEFNGWWDRPDFSVSLSGSGFKYDQFSAKDFALKGTFKGPPDGFKATAASQAQNLTVNGIRIPRLDLALQIGPDSAQVDLSLQHEKNLSLAVKGRFDEWRQATKKITISTFRLTPTKTGRAPAAPSFDEITNRGPIRLTLMPNALDIAALNLISEEAALSLTGRLMDGNRINATLSLTRLDLKRIPRIIEVQDKFSGTFSADMELTGTLSRPLLKARLGVKDFSGFDISFSDLDVSLDYRSPRAAFKATGYSNQNMILDLNGEAGVLCSLRPFKLEPQTGGFKMAVVARDLKLSTLPIPKPAEFDFDGTLRLDARLHGDLTDPKFSGNLAIKDGFFALKGKTSSTVSFSDFNLTFGFDGSRATVQAAVFRQVQQVLDLTAEAPCRISLYPFKLIPPERDLRVSLRARDLKLSELPLPRKTAFNYEGLLSLDLDMAGDLSTPEIKGKLSLQEGFIAPENKDPRDYGFSSLNIAFHYEAANVDLNAALYRGKQKFLDLNGRAGLELSLVPFRFKPLDNDFRLEAAARNLKLSMLPIPRPAGIDFDALLNVNATASGNLTKPVIRGSLSLQDGYLTLLNPALSYETVRAQVDFSPAGVVINAFSLTGDTEGTLNISGRIKAEGLKPTGFDIRLTGENLYIPYQKAVTARVRPDLKLIGTPHKPVLGGILTITESRVNLDLLSTQGPAEIQIESAGADKKTTIEIPEEPGSAEALLRPLAADVLVSVPKNAWLKGQGVTAEMAGQVNLKKEADKPFVLVGSLNAVRGTFDFQNKLFKISRGNVDFIGLAEPNPNLDIQAETRIAKVNIIIKITGTAQQMTLDLDSEPAMDRTDIISYLVFGKPAGDLNQQQNLNAEQAALNLTGQLAANELKNLLGDAFSLDVLTLESGGGDITQGSLAVGKYVTPEVFVLYRHRFKVDEPDQVEVTYEINRNFSIETQLGDEKTSGIDFVWDFDF